The DNA sequence GATTCCCCGCCCTCGCGCTTCGGCTCGGGCGCATTCTCGGGCTTCTTGCCCCATCGCTCGCGCACCCAGTCCACGGTTCCTTCCAGCCGACCGGGGATCTGCTTGCCGACCGCCGCGGCCGTCTCTTTGAGATCGGAGCTCTTCACGTAGAGGCGAACGGCATTGCTGTAGGTGCGATGCGTCGCCATGTTGAGCTCGCGCACCACGCGCTTTCCTTCGGAGGTCCCCATGACCAGGACGAGGACGAGCGAGCAGAGGGCGCCCGCCGCGGCGGGGTTCAGGCGAAGCCGCGGCAGACCCAGCCAGCCGGCGACCACCGACCAGAGCGGCGGCCGGCGCGTGGTGCGCGCCAGCACCCGCTCGGTAAATCCGGACGGCACCTCGAGCCGCGGAAAAGCATGCAGATCAGCGAGCGCCGAGGTGTAGGCGTCGGTGAGCGCCGCGCAGGACGGACACGAGGCGAGATGCCTGCCGAAAGCGGACATGGCTCCGACCGGCAGCATTCCTTCGGCGTAATCTCCCAGCAGCTCCTGGAACTTCTCGTGG is a window from the Candidatus Polarisedimenticolia bacterium genome containing:
- a CDS encoding zf-HC2 domain-containing protein, coding for MTHEKFQELLGDYAEGMLPVGAMSAFGRHLASCPSCAALTDAYTSALADLHAFPRLEVPSGFTERVLARTTRRPPLWSVVAGWLGLPRLRLNPAAAGALCSLVLVLVMGTSEGKRVVRELNMATHRTYSNAVRLYVKSSDLKETAAAVGKQIPGRLEGTVDWVRERWGKKPENAPEPKREGGESNSRQVTDAPASA